In Holophagales bacterium, one DNA window encodes the following:
- the rplB gene encoding 50S ribosomal protein L2, which yields MGIKQIRPINSSSRFQSYSTFEEITASRPLKSLTEGKPSSGGRNNRGQLTSWFRGGGHKRRYRTIDFRRDKRGIPGTVAAIEYDPNRSANLARIHYADGEKRYILCPQGLVVGAQVMAGEQAEINVGNALPLKQIPLGTVVHNLELKLGKGGQLVRAAGAGAQLMAKEGAYAQVKLPSGEVRKINIDCYATVGQVGNLEHENLSYGKAGRSRWLGRRPHNRGVSMNPVDHPMGGGEGKTSGGRHPCTPWGVPTKGFKTRNNKRTEAMIVRRRNQK from the coding sequence ATGGGCATCAAGCAGATCAGGCCGATCAACTCCTCGAGCCGGTTTCAGTCCTACTCGACGTTCGAGGAGATCACCGCGTCGAGGCCGCTCAAGAGCCTGACGGAGGGCAAGCCGTCGTCCGGCGGGCGCAACAACCGTGGACAGCTCACCTCGTGGTTCAGGGGCGGCGGTCACAAGCGGCGCTATCGCACGATCGATTTTCGTCGTGACAAGCGGGGCATCCCGGGTACCGTCGCGGCGATCGAGTACGACCCGAACCGTTCGGCGAACCTCGCCCGGATCCACTATGCAGACGGGGAGAAGCGCTACATTCTCTGCCCGCAGGGCTTGGTGGTCGGCGCGCAGGTGATGGCCGGCGAGCAGGCCGAGATCAACGTCGGGAACGCTTTGCCGTTGAAGCAGATCCCCCTCGGCACGGTCGTTCACAATCTCGAGCTGAAGCTCGGCAAGGGCGGACAGCTGGTCCGCGCGGCCGGTGCGGGTGCGCAGCTCATGGCAAAAGAAGGGGCCTACGCCCAGGTGAAACTGCCGTCGGGCGAAGTCCGGAAGATCAACATCGACTGCTACGCCACCGTCGGACAGGTCGGCAACCTCGAGCACGAGAACCTGTCGTACGGCAAGGCCGGCCGTTCCCGCTGGCTTGGTCGCCGGCCGCACAACCGGGGCGTGTCGATGAATCCGGTCGACCATCCGATGGGCGGAGGCGAAGGCAAGACCTCGGGAGGGCGGCACCCTTGCACTCCCTGGGGCGTCCCGACCAAGGGCTTCAAGACCCGTAACAACAAGCGCACGGAGGCGATGATCGTGCGCCGGCGCAACCAGAAGTAA
- a CDS encoding 50S ribosomal protein L23: MRIQEVIRRPLLTEKSEQQREGAGTVTLEVDARASKIEIARAVQAQFKVKVAEVRVARVHGKLRRQGRFFGHRPDWKKAYVRLAPGEKTIDFLEIV, from the coding sequence ATGAGGATTCAGGAAGTCATCCGGCGGCCGCTGCTGACCGAGAAGTCGGAGCAGCAGCGCGAAGGGGCCGGTACCGTAACGCTCGAGGTCGATGCCCGGGCGAGCAAGATCGAGATCGCGCGCGCCGTACAGGCGCAGTTCAAAGTGAAGGTCGCCGAGGTGCGAGTGGCACGGGTGCACGGCAAGCTCCGGCGGCAGGGTCGTTTCTTCGGCCACCGTCCCGACTGGAAGAAGGCCTACGTCCGGTTGGCACCTGGCGAAAAGACGATCGACTTCCTCGAGATCGTGTAG
- the rplD gene encoding 50S ribosomal protein L4, with translation MKVAIKNLKNERVGEIELPESVFGCIYREHLIHLAVKAYLAGLRSGTHKTKVRSEVSGSGKKLWKQKGTGRARMGSARSPIWRKGGTVHGPVPRSYAMDLSVREKKNALRSALSRKAAEEKLVVVDRLDLETPKTKALAQALSGLGIDGKTLLVDRWDNEELQLASRNHPQLKTVDALGVNVYDVVDRRYLVFSEGALKRLVEVLGS, from the coding sequence ATGAAGGTTGCCATCAAGAATCTGAAGAACGAACGGGTGGGCGAGATCGAATTGCCCGAGTCCGTTTTCGGCTGCATCTATCGCGAGCACCTGATCCACCTGGCGGTCAAGGCTTACCTCGCGGGCCTTCGCAGCGGGACGCACAAGACGAAGGTGCGCAGTGAGGTCAGCGGGTCCGGCAAGAAGCTCTGGAAGCAGAAGGGGACCGGTCGTGCCCGCATGGGCAGCGCCCGCAGCCCGATCTGGCGCAAGGGCGGCACGGTTCACGGGCCGGTTCCGCGCAGCTACGCCATGGATCTTTCCGTCCGGGAGAAGAAGAACGCACTGCGCTCCGCCCTCTCGCGCAAAGCCGCCGAGGAGAAGCTCGTCGTCGTCGATCGTCTCGATCTCGAGACGCCGAAGACGAAGGCGCTGGCGCAGGCCCTCTCCGGCCTGGGCATCGACGGCAAGACCTTGCTGGTGGATCGCTGGGACAACGAAGAGCTTCAGCTCGCGTCGCGCAATCATCCGCAGCTCAAGACGGTCGACGCTCTGGGCGTGAACGTCTACGACGTCGTCGATCGGCGCTACCTGGTCTTCTCCGAGGGCGCGCTCAAGCGGCTGGTGGAGGTACTCGGCTCATGA
- the rplC gene encoding 50S ribosomal protein L3, with translation MMEGILGRKLGMTQIFQPDGTAVPVTVIAAGPCVVVQRRTAARDGYEAVQIGLVEARPPRQVSRPELGHFKKAGVPPTRHVAEFSVETAEEWKEGDQVKASIFQEKEFVDVVGQSKGKGFQGVVKRHGFRGGRSSHGSMFHRAPGSIGGSSYPSRVFPGMRSSGRMGGEKVTTKNLLVVKIDEERNLIYVRGAVPGARNAYVAVRRAKRG, from the coding sequence ATCATGGAAGGGATTCTCGGACGCAAGCTGGGCATGACCCAGATCTTCCAGCCGGACGGCACGGCTGTTCCGGTAACGGTGATCGCCGCCGGCCCGTGCGTGGTGGTGCAGCGCCGCACGGCGGCTCGCGACGGCTACGAAGCCGTGCAGATCGGCCTTGTCGAGGCGCGGCCGCCGCGCCAGGTGAGCCGGCCGGAGCTGGGACACTTCAAGAAGGCTGGTGTGCCCCCGACCCGCCACGTCGCGGAGTTCTCCGTCGAGACGGCGGAAGAGTGGAAAGAGGGCGATCAGGTCAAGGCCTCGATCTTCCAGGAGAAGGAATTCGTCGACGTCGTCGGCCAGAGCAAAGGCAAGGGGTTCCAGGGCGTCGTCAAGCGCCATGGGTTCCGCGGCGGGCGGTCGAGCCACGGCTCGATGTTCCACCGGGCGCCGGGCTCGATCGGTGGCTCGTCCTATCCGTCGCGTGTCTTCCCGGGAATGCGCTCCTCCGGTCGCATGGGTGGGGAGAAGGTGACCACCAAGAATCTCCTGGTGGTGAAGATCGACGAAGAGCGCAACCTCATCTACGTGCGCGGCGCTGTGCCGGGTGCGCGCAACGCCTACGTGGCGGTACGGCGCGCCAAGCGCGGCTGA
- the rpsJ gene encoding 30S ribosomal protein S10, translating to MVNEKIRIRLKAYDHRILDSSTHEILDTARRTGARVVGPIPLPTHISRYTVNRSPHVDKKSREQFEIRTHKRLLDIFEPTSNTVDALMKLELPAGVDVEIKAFGK from the coding sequence ATGGTCAACGAGAAAATTCGGATCCGACTGAAGGCCTACGACCACCGCATTCTCGACTCCTCAACCCACGAGATCCTCGACACCGCGAGGAGGACGGGGGCGAGAGTGGTCGGGCCGATTCCCTTGCCCACGCACATTTCGCGCTACACCGTGAACCGCTCGCCGCACGTCGACAAGAAGTCGCGCGAGCAGTTCGAGATCCGCACTCACAAGCGGCTGCTCGACATCTTCGAGCCGACGAGCAACACCGTGGACGCGCTCATGAAGCTCGAGCTGCCGGCCGGTGTGGACGTCGAAATCAAGGCCTTCGGGAAGTAG
- the tuf gene encoding elongation factor Tu, with product MGKEKFDRTKPHVNVGTIGHVDHGKTTLTAALTKVAADRGWAKFVSYDEVAKASESQGRRDPSKILTIATSHVEYSTKGRHYAHVDCPGHADYVKNMITGAAQMDGAILVVSAADGPMPQTREHILLARQVGVPYIVVFLNKVDVVDDPELLDLVELEVRELLKQYEFPGDDIPVIRGAAVKAMQGEKGEFADEAIVRLFDALDSYIPMPERLVDKPFLMPIEDIFSISGRGTVVTGRVERGIVKVGEEVEIVGIRPTQKTIVTGVEMFRKLLDQGQAGDNIGVLLRGTKRDDVERGQVLSKPGSITPHTKFKGEVYVLSKEEGGRHTPFFNGYRPQFYFRTTDVTGVATLPEGAEMVMPGDNVNLAIELIAPIAMEKGVRFAIREGGRTVGAGTVTDIVA from the coding sequence ATGGGCAAGGAGAAGTTCGATCGCACGAAGCCGCACGTGAACGTTGGGACGATCGGTCACGTGGATCATGGCAAGACGACGCTGACGGCGGCGTTGACGAAGGTGGCTGCGGATCGTGGCTGGGCGAAGTTCGTGTCGTACGACGAGGTGGCGAAGGCGTCGGAGTCTCAGGGTCGTCGCGATCCTTCGAAGATTCTGACGATCGCGACGTCGCACGTGGAGTATTCGACGAAGGGTCGCCACTACGCACACGTGGATTGCCCGGGACACGCCGACTACGTGAAGAACATGATCACGGGCGCGGCGCAGATGGACGGGGCGATCCTGGTGGTGTCGGCGGCGGACGGTCCGATGCCGCAGACGCGGGAGCACATCCTGCTGGCGCGTCAGGTGGGCGTGCCGTACATCGTGGTGTTCCTGAACAAGGTGGACGTGGTGGACGATCCGGAGCTTCTGGATCTGGTGGAGCTGGAGGTTCGGGAGCTGCTGAAGCAGTACGAGTTCCCGGGCGACGACATTCCGGTGATTCGCGGTGCGGCGGTGAAGGCGATGCAGGGGGAGAAGGGGGAGTTCGCCGACGAGGCGATCGTCCGCCTGTTCGACGCCCTGGACAGCTACATTCCGATGCCTGAGCGGTTGGTCGACAAGCCGTTCCTGATGCCGATCGAGGACATCTTCTCGATTTCCGGGCGCGGGACGGTGGTGACGGGGCGCGTGGAGCGCGGCATCGTGAAGGTCGGCGAGGAAGTGGAGATCGTCGGGATCCGGCCGACGCAGAAGACGATCGTGACGGGCGTGGAGATGTTCCGCAAGCTTCTGGATCAGGGTCAGGCGGGCGACAACATCGGCGTACTGCTGCGCGGGACGAAGCGGGACGACGTGGAGCGTGGCCAGGTGCTGTCGAAGCCGGGCTCGATCACGCCGCACACGAAGTTCAAGGGCGAGGTGTACGTGCTGAGCAAGGAGGAGGGCGGCCGTCATACGCCGTTCTTCAACGGCTACCGGCCGCAGTTCTACTTCCGGACGACGGACGTGACGGGAGTGGCGACGTTGCCGGAGGGTGCCGAGATGGTGATGCCCGGCGACAACGTGAACCTGGCCATCGAGCTGATCGCGCCGATCGCGATGGAGAAGGGTGTCCGCTTCGCGATTCGCGAGGGCGGTCGCACCGTCGGCGCCGGCACTGTCACCGACATCGTCGCGTAA
- the fusA gene encoding elongation factor G gives MARQVPLALTRNIGIMAHIDAGKTTTTERILFYTGVNYKIGEVHDGTATMDWMPQEQERGITITAAATTCAWNKHRINIIDTPGHVDFTVEVERSLRVLDGAVAVFDAVAGVEPQSETVWRQADRYRVPRIAFVNKMDRVGADFDRCVSMMRSRLNAAPVVIQIPWGREDTFRGCIDLLNMQGLLYRDESKGADYDRVEIPEEYREKAVELREKAVEAIAETDDVLLEKYLSGDEISVGELMAALRRATVGNRLQPVLCGSAFKNKGVQPLLDAVVDYLPSPEDIPPVHGLEPGTDRPLERRADDSEPFSALVFKIMSDPFVGQLAYFRVYSGKISSGTGVINSSKDNKERIGRLLRMHANKREEIAEVMAGDIAAAVGLKGVTTGDTICDPAHPVVLEAMSFPEPVITVSIEPKTKADQEKLAVALGKLMQEDPTFKVHTDPDTGQTLIAGMGELHLEIITDRLVREFNVGANVGRPQVAYKECITSEANGEGRFIRQTGGRGQYGHCKIKLRPTTEADFVFNNEIVGGTIPREFIKPIEQGIREAMETGPLAGFPLSGIEVDLYDGSFHDVDSSEIAFKIAGSMAFQDASKKARPALLEPVMSVEVVTPDEYMGEIIGDLTSRRGRVQHMEPRGSVQVISAKVPLSEMFGYATDVRSLSQGRASYTMQFSAYEQAPKSVSEEVVAKAAG, from the coding sequence ATGGCACGTCAAGTTCCCCTGGCGCTAACGCGCAATATCGGCATCATGGCTCACATCGATGCCGGAAAGACGACGACCACCGAGCGGATCCTCTTCTACACGGGGGTCAACTACAAGATCGGTGAGGTCCATGACGGGACCGCGACCATGGATTGGATGCCCCAGGAGCAGGAACGGGGTATCACGATCACGGCGGCCGCGACGACCTGTGCCTGGAACAAGCATCGGATCAACATCATCGACACGCCTGGGCACGTCGACTTCACCGTCGAGGTGGAGCGGTCGTTGCGCGTGCTCGACGGTGCCGTCGCGGTGTTCGACGCGGTGGCGGGAGTCGAGCCGCAGTCCGAGACGGTATGGCGGCAGGCGGATCGCTATCGGGTTCCGCGCATCGCCTTCGTCAACAAGATGGATCGTGTCGGCGCTGACTTCGACCGCTGCGTCTCGATGATGCGGTCTCGGTTGAATGCCGCCCCGGTCGTCATCCAGATTCCCTGGGGGCGTGAAGACACCTTCCGCGGCTGCATCGATCTGCTGAACATGCAGGGCCTGCTCTACCGCGACGAGTCGAAGGGTGCGGACTACGATCGCGTCGAGATCCCCGAGGAGTATCGGGAGAAGGCCGTCGAGCTGCGGGAGAAGGCCGTCGAGGCGATCGCCGAGACGGACGACGTGCTCCTCGAGAAGTACCTCTCGGGAGACGAGATCTCCGTCGGCGAGCTGATGGCGGCGCTCCGGCGTGCCACGGTGGGCAATCGCCTGCAGCCGGTTCTTTGCGGCAGCGCCTTCAAGAACAAGGGTGTGCAGCCGCTGCTGGACGCGGTGGTGGACTACCTGCCTTCTCCGGAGGACATTCCTCCGGTGCACGGGTTGGAGCCCGGCACCGATCGGCCGCTCGAGCGGCGCGCTGACGACAGCGAGCCGTTCTCCGCTCTGGTCTTCAAGATCATGAGCGATCCGTTCGTCGGGCAGCTCGCCTACTTCCGGGTCTACTCCGGGAAGATTTCGTCGGGAACCGGCGTGATCAACTCGTCGAAGGACAACAAGGAGCGGATCGGTCGCCTCCTTCGCATGCACGCGAACAAGCGCGAGGAAATTGCCGAAGTGATGGCGGGTGACATCGCGGCGGCGGTGGGCCTCAAGGGCGTCACCACCGGCGACACAATCTGCGATCCGGCGCACCCCGTCGTGCTCGAGGCGATGAGCTTCCCGGAGCCGGTGATCACCGTCTCCATCGAGCCGAAGACCAAGGCCGACCAGGAGAAGCTGGCGGTCGCGCTCGGCAAGCTCATGCAGGAAGATCCGACCTTCAAGGTGCACACCGACCCGGATACCGGGCAGACGTTGATCGCCGGCATGGGCGAGCTGCATCTCGAGATCATCACCGATCGCCTGGTTCGGGAGTTCAATGTCGGCGCGAACGTGGGGCGCCCGCAGGTTGCCTACAAGGAGTGCATCACCTCCGAGGCGAACGGCGAAGGGCGTTTCATCCGGCAGACGGGCGGCCGCGGGCAGTACGGACACTGCAAGATCAAGCTGCGTCCGACCACCGAGGCGGATTTCGTCTTCAACAACGAGATCGTCGGCGGCACCATCCCGCGCGAGTTCATCAAGCCGATCGAGCAGGGGATCCGCGAGGCGATGGAGACCGGTCCGTTGGCCGGCTTCCCGTTGTCCGGCATCGAAGTGGACCTCTACGACGGCAGCTTCCACGATGTCGACTCCTCGGAGATCGCCTTCAAGATCGCCGGTTCCATGGCCTTCCAGGATGCGTCGAAGAAGGCTCGTCCGGCGCTGCTCGAGCCGGTCATGTCCGTCGAGGTGGTGACACCGGACGAGTACATGGGCGAGATCATCGGCGACCTGACCTCGCGACGTGGTCGTGTCCAGCACATGGAGCCGCGCGGCTCCGTCCAGGTCATCAGCGCCAAGGTTCCGCTTTCGGAGATGTTCGGCTACGCCACCGACGTGCGCTCGCTCTCGCAGGGGCGTGCGAGCTACACCATGCAATTCTCGGCCTACGAGCAGGCGCCGAAGAGCGTCAGCGAAGAGGTCGTGGCGAAGGCTGCCGGCTGA
- the rpsG gene encoding 30S ribosomal protein S7 yields the protein MPRRREVPKREVLPDPIFGSQLVTKFINVVMREGKKTTAERIFYDAMEAIRQRTQDDPIKVFKRAVENVKPAVEVKSRRVGGSTYQVPIEVHPTRKLALSIRWLIASAQSRGEKTMRLKLAGEFMDAAESRGGAIKKKEDTHRMAEANKAFAHYRW from the coding sequence ATGCCGAGGCGTAGAGAGGTTCCGAAGCGCGAAGTTCTGCCGGACCCGATTTTCGGGTCGCAGTTGGTGACCAAGTTCATCAACGTGGTCATGCGGGAAGGCAAGAAGACGACCGCCGAGCGCATCTTCTACGATGCGATGGAGGCGATTCGTCAGCGCACGCAGGATGACCCGATCAAGGTCTTCAAGCGGGCGGTCGAGAACGTGAAGCCGGCGGTCGAGGTGAAGTCGCGCCGCGTCGGCGGATCGACCTACCAGGTGCCGATCGAAGTGCATCCGACCCGCAAGCTCGCGCTCTCCATCCGCTGGCTGATCGCCAGCGCGCAGAGTCGCGGCGAGAAGACGATGCGGCTCAAGCTGGCCGGCGAGTTCATGGATGCCGCCGAGAGCCGTGGCGGGGCTATCAAGAAGAAGGAAGACACCCATCGGATGGCTGAGGCCAACAAGGCCTTCGCCCACTACCGCTGGTAA
- a CDS encoding 30S ribosomal protein S12, with the protein MPTIHQLVRRSRQRQVSKTKSPALQGAPQRRGVCVRVYTQTPKKPNSALRKVARVRLTNGIEVTTYIPGVGHNLQEHSIVLIRGGRVKDLPGVRYHVIRGTLDSVGVQNRRQGRSKYGAKRPKS; encoded by the coding sequence ATGCCGACGATCCACCAGCTGGTGCGTCGCAGCCGGCAACGGCAGGTGTCGAAGACGAAGAGCCCGGCTCTGCAGGGGGCTCCGCAACGACGCGGTGTATGTGTCCGTGTGTATACCCAGACGCCGAAGAAGCCGAACTCCGCGCTTCGCAAGGTCGCGCGAGTGCGCTTGACCAACGGCATCGAGGTCACGACCTACATCCCGGGTGTGGGCCACAACCTCCAGGAGCACTCGATCGTGCTGATCCGCGGCGGTCGTGTGAAGGACCTGCCGGGCGTCCGTTACCACGTGATTCGGGGCACCCTGGACTCGGTCGGCGTCCAGAATCGGCGGCAGGGACGCTCCAAGTACGGCGCTAAGCGCCCGAAGTCGTAA